The Haloarchaeobius amylolyticus genome window below encodes:
- a CDS encoding succinylglutamate desuccinylase/aspartoacylase domain-containing protein: MRVVSLGTGDPEVAVVVCIHGDELCGKRALDRFLDADPTVEAPVKFVVANERALDAGSRFVDEDLNRAFPGDPDADTHEGRLAAELLEELAGLRVLDLHSTHSSPEPFALYQRATPGTFHVLARAGVDRAVDISHVPGGLVGYCDGAAVECGLKGSEAAVDAAERILRGFLAGNGVIDAPASLRDPEVFAVTERVEGAGYEFLGENFAAVPPGQPFARRGDEELTRPDCFYPVLMSTDGYDDIVGFAARRVGRLSDLDPDSGR, encoded by the coding sequence ATGCGCGTCGTCTCGCTCGGCACGGGAGACCCCGAGGTGGCGGTCGTGGTCTGCATCCACGGCGACGAACTCTGTGGAAAGCGGGCACTCGACCGGTTTCTGGACGCCGACCCGACCGTCGAGGCCCCCGTGAAGTTCGTCGTCGCGAACGAACGGGCGCTCGATGCGGGCAGCCGGTTCGTCGACGAGGACCTGAACCGGGCGTTCCCCGGCGACCCCGACGCCGACACCCACGAGGGGCGACTGGCCGCCGAACTCCTGGAGGAACTCGCGGGGCTGCGCGTCCTCGACCTGCACTCGACGCACTCCTCGCCCGAGCCGTTCGCGCTCTACCAGCGGGCCACGCCCGGGACGTTCCACGTCCTCGCGCGGGCCGGCGTCGACCGGGCCGTCGACATCAGTCACGTCCCCGGCGGCCTCGTCGGCTACTGCGACGGTGCGGCGGTCGAGTGCGGGCTCAAGGGCAGCGAGGCCGCGGTCGACGCCGCCGAGCGCATCCTCCGCGGGTTCCTCGCCGGCAACGGCGTCATCGACGCCCCCGCCTCGCTGCGCGACCCGGAGGTATTCGCGGTCACAGAACGCGTCGAGGGCGCGGGCTACGAGTTCCTCGGGGAGAACTTCGCGGCGGTCCCGCCCGGCCAACCCTTCGCCCGCCGGGGCGACGAGGAGCTCACCCGGCCCGACTGCTTCTACCCGGTCCTCATGTCGACCGACGGGTACGACGACATCGTGGGCTTCGCCGCGAGACGGGTCGGCCGTCTCTCCGACCTCGACCCCGACTCCGGTCGCTGA
- a CDS encoding succinylglutamate desuccinylase/aspartoacylase domain-containing protein: MLVEQLGDGDPEIAVVAGIHGDEPCGVRAVERLLDDEPTVRRPVKLVVANEEALEQGVRYLEADMNRVFPGDPDADTHEERLAAAVQAEVEDCLTFSIHSTRSYDDPFAVYDVLTEYVRQIIPRLPVAAVVETGDSVEGRLQTSVDVIEVEAGLQGSEAAAENADRLTRAFLTATGVLPGNVPANAIPRFRLHERIPKAPAERYEVFVENFQRVDSGTAYAAVDGHEQVAEGDFYPVLLSTDGYEDVFGYTASRLDDLTVTT, from the coding sequence ATGCTCGTCGAACAGTTGGGCGATGGCGACCCCGAGATCGCCGTCGTCGCAGGCATCCACGGCGACGAGCCGTGTGGCGTCCGTGCCGTCGAACGGTTGCTCGACGACGAGCCGACCGTCCGTCGGCCCGTCAAGCTCGTCGTCGCCAACGAGGAGGCGCTGGAACAGGGCGTGCGCTACCTCGAGGCGGACATGAACCGCGTCTTCCCCGGCGACCCCGACGCCGACACCCACGAGGAACGACTCGCCGCGGCAGTACAGGCCGAGGTCGAGGATTGTCTCACCTTCTCCATCCACTCGACGCGCTCGTACGACGACCCTTTCGCCGTCTACGACGTGCTGACCGAGTACGTCAGGCAGATCATCCCGCGGCTCCCGGTCGCCGCCGTCGTCGAGACCGGCGACTCCGTCGAGGGGCGGCTCCAGACCTCGGTCGACGTCATCGAGGTCGAGGCCGGCCTGCAGGGGTCCGAGGCCGCCGCCGAGAACGCCGACCGGCTGACGCGGGCGTTCCTCACGGCGACCGGCGTCCTCCCCGGGAACGTGCCGGCGAACGCCATCCCGCGCTTCCGGCTCCACGAACGCATCCCGAAGGCACCCGCCGAGCGCTACGAGGTCTTCGTCGAGAACTTCCAGCGGGTCGACTCCGGGACGGCGTACGCGGCCGTCGACGGCCACGAACAGGTCGCCGAGGGCGACTTCTACCCCGTACTCCTCTCGACCGACGGCTACGAGGACGTCTTCGGCTACACCGCGTCCCGGCTCGACGACCTGACCGTCACGACCTGA
- a CDS encoding alpha/beta hydrolase, with product MSDELLVPGARDVRATLDSAGADATTCVVACPPHPQHGGNRSDRRLVAVGEVLTHHGIDCLRIDYGDWDEGYGEREDVRNALRWAADEYESVGLFGYSFGGCEALLAAATVDVPVAAVSVLAPADRLADDLDAVAALEDIDCPVQVCYGERDDLVNWAPVVERAEELGHETVAYGADHHFVGQHEKVANAVGSFLVGRL from the coding sequence ATGTCCGACGAACTGCTGGTACCTGGCGCACGTGACGTCCGGGCGACACTCGACTCGGCCGGTGCGGACGCGACCACCTGCGTCGTCGCCTGTCCACCCCACCCACAGCACGGCGGGAACCGGAGCGACCGCCGGCTCGTGGCGGTCGGCGAGGTCCTGACGCACCACGGTATCGACTGCCTGCGCATCGACTACGGCGACTGGGACGAGGGCTACGGCGAGCGCGAGGACGTCCGCAACGCCTTGCGCTGGGCCGCCGACGAGTACGAGTCGGTCGGCCTGTTCGGCTACAGTTTCGGCGGCTGCGAGGCGCTGCTGGCGGCGGCCACCGTCGACGTGCCCGTCGCCGCCGTGTCGGTGCTCGCGCCGGCCGACCGGCTGGCCGACGACCTCGATGCGGTCGCCGCCCTCGAGGACATCGACTGCCCGGTGCAGGTGTGCTACGGCGAGCGCGACGACCTCGTGAACTGGGCGCCGGTCGTCGAGCGCGCCGAGGAACTGGGCCACGAGACGGTCGCCTACGGCGCCGACCACCACTTCGTCGGCCAGCACGAGAAGGTCGCGAACGCGGTCGGCTCGTTCCTCGTGGGCCGGCTGTAG
- a CDS encoding PspA/IM30 family protein: protein MGILSRASYVIKSKINSILNRAEDPTETLDYSYEQMRDQLQQVKRGIADLTTQKKRLEMQKRRLEEDVEKHNRQAREAVRQDREDLARRALEKKKTKMTQMEQLEGQIEQLQNTQDQLLEKKEKLQNRIEEFRTKKETMKARYEAAEASNRVSEAMTGVGDEMEDVGMAIERAEERTEDMEARAAAMDELYDEGAFDDALSDKDSIDRELEQLGSSSEVDAELDTLKAEMGKGGSGGGGEDVEADVSDEDVSAELDELEQEMEAAEAANAGGSGGGSTDVEAELDEVEEEQESEK from the coding sequence ATGGGAATACTCTCGCGCGCCTCCTACGTCATCAAGTCCAAGATCAACTCCATACTGAACCGGGCCGAGGACCCGACGGAGACGCTCGATTACTCGTACGAGCAGATGCGAGACCAGCTCCAGCAGGTCAAGCGCGGCATCGCGGACCTCACCACGCAGAAGAAGCGTCTGGAGATGCAGAAGCGACGCCTCGAGGAGGACGTCGAGAAGCACAACCGCCAGGCGCGCGAGGCCGTCCGCCAGGACCGCGAGGACCTCGCCCGGCGCGCCCTGGAGAAGAAGAAGACGAAGATGACCCAGATGGAGCAACTCGAGGGCCAGATCGAGCAGCTCCAGAACACACAGGACCAGCTCTTAGAGAAGAAGGAGAAGCTCCAGAACCGCATCGAGGAGTTCCGGACGAAGAAGGAGACGATGAAGGCGCGCTACGAGGCGGCCGAGGCGAGCAACCGCGTCTCCGAGGCGATGACCGGCGTCGGCGACGAGATGGAGGACGTCGGCATGGCCATCGAGCGCGCCGAGGAGCGCACCGAGGACATGGAGGCCCGCGCGGCCGCCATGGACGAACTGTACGACGAGGGTGCGTTCGACGACGCGCTCAGTGACAAGGACTCCATCGACCGCGAACTCGAACAGCTCGGCTCCTCCAGCGAGGTCGACGCCGAGCTCGACACGCTCAAGGCCGAGATGGGCAAGGGCGGCTCCGGTGGCGGCGGCGAGGACGTCGAGGCCGACGTGAGCGACGAGGACGTCTCGGCCGAACTCGACGAACTCGAACAGGAGATGGAGGCGGCCGAGGCGGCGAACGCCGGCGGCTCGGGCGGTGGCAGCACCGACGTCGAAGCGGAACTCGACGAGGTCGAAGAGGAGCAGGAATCGGAGAAGTAA